In the genome of Paenibacillus sp. FSL R5-0766, one region contains:
- a CDS encoding methionine ABC transporter permease: MDFSTVRWEEVGKASIETLQILGVSGLFTVIFGLPLGVLLFMTARSASIKSRTVYIILSLIVNILRSVPFIILIVALIPFTRSLVGTATGVLGVIPPLVISAAPYFARLVETTLREVDRGVIEAAQSMGASTGQIVRRVLLPEALPGLVAGITITIVTLVSYTAMAGMVGGGGLGTLAINYGYYRYQNEIMIISVVSMIILVQILQMAGDRLVTFFTRK, from the coding sequence ATGGATTTTTCAACCGTACGTTGGGAAGAGGTTGGTAAAGCTTCCATAGAGACACTGCAAATTTTGGGTGTATCAGGCTTGTTCACCGTAATTTTTGGTTTACCGCTCGGAGTACTGCTGTTCATGACAGCTCGATCTGCTTCGATCAAATCACGGACGGTGTACATTATATTGTCCTTGATTGTGAATATTTTGCGCTCAGTCCCATTTATCATATTGATTGTTGCTCTTATTCCATTCACTCGTTCACTCGTCGGTACAGCTACAGGAGTGTTAGGTGTTATACCACCTTTAGTTATTTCAGCAGCTCCTTACTTTGCTCGATTGGTGGAGACGACATTGCGAGAAGTTGATCGGGGTGTCATTGAAGCGGCACAGTCGATGGGTGCATCGACCGGACAGATTGTAAGACGGGTATTACTGCCTGAAGCTTTACCTGGTTTGGTTGCTGGGATAACCATTACCATCGTTACGCTTGTCTCTTACACCGCGATGGCGGGTATGGTTGGTGGTGGAGGTCTAGGAACGTTGGCAATCAACTATGGGTATTATCGTTATCAAAATGAAATCATGATCATATCCGTAGTGTCGATGATCATTCTAGTGCAAATTCTCCAGATGGCTGGAGATCGCTTGGTTACATTTTTCACCAGGAAATAA
- a CDS encoding methionine ABC transporter ATP-binding protein, whose protein sequence is MIELKGLTKTYGKGAKSTTALSELNLSIQKGEIYGVIGHSGAGKSTLIRCINLLERPTEGEVWVDGINLTELSKTELQQQRRKIGMIFQHFNLLSSATVYDNVAFPLKLVNTPKEAIDRKVKEMLALVGLEHHSSKYPAQLSGGQKQRVGIARALASDPNVLLCDEATSALDPQTTNSILKLLLDINEKYNLTIVLITHEMHVIQNICDKVAVIHQGGIVEQGPVTEVFLKPQHAITRDFMMRDHEAGLALEETALANGVELQAGVASKLVKISFLGNKTYEAILSRTVRKTGVDFAILQGTISTIKQVPYGQLTVRLEGDSYAIDRTISELTAEGLDVEVLR, encoded by the coding sequence TTGATTGAATTAAAAGGTTTAACGAAAACGTACGGCAAAGGGGCAAAATCTACAACAGCGTTGTCCGAGCTGAATTTGAGCATCCAAAAGGGTGAAATCTACGGAGTGATTGGCCATTCCGGAGCGGGCAAAAGCACATTGATTCGCTGTATTAATTTGCTGGAACGGCCTACGGAGGGTGAAGTATGGGTTGACGGAATCAACCTGACTGAACTGAGCAAAACCGAATTGCAGCAACAGAGACGCAAAATCGGGATGATTTTTCAACACTTTAATCTGTTATCCTCGGCAACGGTATATGACAATGTAGCTTTTCCACTAAAACTTGTGAATACACCCAAGGAAGCCATTGATCGCAAAGTGAAGGAAATGCTGGCACTGGTTGGTCTGGAGCACCATAGCAGCAAATATCCGGCTCAATTATCGGGTGGCCAGAAACAACGTGTAGGGATTGCGAGAGCACTTGCAAGTGATCCGAATGTACTTCTCTGTGATGAGGCTACTTCGGCACTTGATCCGCAGACGACCAATTCAATCCTGAAGTTATTGCTCGACATTAACGAAAAGTACAACCTTACGATTGTGCTGATTACACATGAGATGCATGTCATTCAGAACATCTGTGACAAGGTGGCTGTCATTCATCAAGGCGGCATTGTGGAACAGGGACCTGTAACAGAAGTGTTCCTGAAGCCGCAACATGCGATTACGCGGGACTTTATGATGCGTGACCATGAAGCTGGACTTGCTCTGGAAGAGACCGCTCTGGCGAATGGCGTTGAATTGCAGGCAGGTGTTGCTTCCAAACTTGTGAAGATATCTTTTCTGGGTAACAAAACATATGAAGCGATTTTGTCCAGAACGGTACGTAAAACGGGAGTGGATTTTGCCATCCTGCAAGGTACAATCTCTACGATCAAACAGGTTCCTTATGGACAGCTGACCGTTCGGTTAGAGGGTGATTCATATGCGATTGATCGGACGATATCAGAACTAACCGCTGAGGGACTTGATGTGGAGGTGCTTCGTTAG
- a CDS encoding Cthe_2314 family HEPN domain-containing protein has protein sequence MLRTLLGEKPRINEGKLKAAMDAMAHTLELFQRQMHVDHDPTHDYRKLYVWTQGLISSLDELEQSSFAAAHFRKKVVAGSTDDMTPTEKAEYARYVYFYKDGFIRCFAILDKVGTVLNEIFQLNTSNTKAHFSYFTVLRQFDYAREHHDLALQLIQIKDSYREPMSKLRKRRNMEIHYMNSEMHDDLWQLHQTLQGKVKLEDLNQHVQEMRQGVDMVCETLTASYRYINKIWKRNNSL, from the coding sequence ATGCTGCGAACGTTGTTGGGGGAAAAGCCACGTATAAACGAAGGTAAATTGAAGGCAGCGATGGACGCAATGGCGCATACGCTTGAGCTATTTCAACGACAAATGCATGTGGACCATGATCCCACGCATGACTATCGGAAACTGTATGTGTGGACTCAGGGACTCATCTCCTCACTGGATGAACTGGAGCAAAGCAGTTTCGCTGCTGCTCATTTTCGTAAAAAGGTCGTTGCAGGTTCAACGGATGATATGACGCCGACTGAAAAAGCCGAGTATGCCCGATATGTTTATTTCTACAAAGATGGCTTTATCCGCTGCTTTGCCATTCTGGATAAAGTGGGCACGGTATTAAATGAAATATTCCAGCTGAATACTTCCAATACCAAAGCGCATTTTTCTTATTTTACGGTGTTAAGGCAGTTCGATTATGCGAGGGAGCATCATGATCTTGCGTTGCAATTAATACAGATCAAGGACTCTTATCGTGAACCGATGAGCAAGCTGCGCAAGCGACGTAATATGGAAATTCACTACATGAACTCAGAAATGCACGATGACCTGTGGCAGTTACACCAGACCTTGCAAGGTAAAGTGAAATTGGAGGATCTGAATCAGCATGTGCAGGAAATGCGTCAGGGCGTGGATATGGTCTGTGAAACGTTAACAGCCTCTTATCGTTATATCAACAAAATATGGAAAAGAAATAATTCCCTTTGA
- a CDS encoding heme A synthase gives MFKWLTVLTCLVMFLATFGGGIVTKTESGLGCGTEWPLCNGKLVPAHTVASLIEYSHRAVSALAGLLSIASFVAFLRFGKSRRDLQLFSFLTLVFVIVQGIMGAFAVVFSQSSAVMALHFGFALIAFASSLMMALGIRQEAKDGGLERLNKYPRVTKKFRNLVWFSTIYTYLVVYTGAFVSHTDSAGGCSGFPLCNGQIIPELSGGVAVAFAHRAAAASLVIVIAILGHFAYRNHPDNKEMRTLGVVSVVLILMQVVIGIFMMVTMNRPEVYMFVALAHMLDIAILFGVLTYMSFLVYKLHRPANRF, from the coding sequence TTGTTTAAATGGTTAACCGTATTAACCTGTCTTGTCATGTTTCTGGCCACTTTTGGTGGAGGCATCGTAACCAAAACGGAATCAGGCCTTGGCTGCGGAACAGAATGGCCTTTATGTAACGGAAAACTCGTTCCCGCACATACTGTGGCTTCACTCATTGAATATTCCCATCGCGCTGTAAGTGCACTGGCTGGACTGTTGTCCATTGCCTCGTTTGTGGCTTTTCTGCGGTTTGGCAAATCACGCCGTGACCTGCAATTGTTTTCTTTCTTAACTCTGGTATTTGTTATCGTCCAGGGAATCATGGGGGCTTTTGCCGTAGTCTTCTCCCAATCTTCAGCAGTCATGGCACTGCATTTCGGCTTTGCACTGATTGCTTTTGCCAGTTCCCTAATGATGGCGCTGGGCATAAGGCAGGAGGCCAAAGATGGCGGATTGGAGCGCCTGAATAAATACCCTCGGGTCACTAAAAAATTCAGGAATCTGGTCTGGTTCTCCACCATTTACACATATCTCGTGGTATACACGGGTGCATTTGTGAGCCACACGGATTCTGCCGGTGGATGTTCCGGATTTCCGCTCTGTAACGGGCAGATTATTCCTGAGCTTTCGGGTGGGGTAGCGGTTGCTTTTGCTCACCGTGCAGCAGCTGCGTCGCTCGTGATTGTTATCGCAATCCTGGGTCACTTCGCTTACCGTAATCATCCGGACAACAAGGAAATGCGTACTCTGGGTGTGGTATCCGTTGTTCTCATTCTGATGCAAGTAGTCATTGGTATTTTCATGATGGTGACAATGAACCGTCCGGAAGTATACATGTTCGTAGCTCTTGCTCATATGCTGGATATCGCCATATTGTTCGGAGTCTTAACGTATATGAGTTTCCTGGTGTACAAGCTGCATCGCCCGGCTAATCGTTTTTAA
- a CDS encoding thioredoxin family protein: protein MEQITSKPAFDVAIQSPRLTIAVFKADWCGDCKYIDPFMPEVEEKYARELTLIEVDVDQVGTVSEEQNILGIPSFVAYTDGRELVRYVNKLRKSREEIEQFLDRAVEVYNTIHK from the coding sequence ATGGAACAGATTACTTCCAAACCTGCTTTTGATGTAGCCATCCAATCCCCACGTTTGACGATTGCCGTATTCAAGGCAGACTGGTGTGGTGATTGCAAATACATCGATCCGTTTATGCCTGAGGTTGAAGAGAAATATGCACGTGAACTGACCTTGATTGAGGTCGACGTGGATCAGGTTGGGACGGTTAGTGAAGAACAGAATATTCTTGGCATCCCAAGCTTTGTGGCGTATACAGATGGCCGTGAACTCGTACGGTATGTGAACAAGCTGCGCAAGTCGAGAGAAGAGATTGAGCAGTTCCTGGATCGCGCAGTTGAAGTGTACAACACGATCCATAAATAA
- a CDS encoding DUF2515 family protein yields MTSTRTDSSSEQHHGSLLQMVRSIPGAAREIWRGKQAAWQASAQLRHPLRDIEWDTDTAAALQSEVERLLPASSKSFARTDQVQSALVCEEDCIILEEIKTLTQEHNRSNITRTAAYLECYEQYPELHWALLAHMVSRNGGYHMTDLQSDLMHNLQNQSDREHMYRLLERCNALIFQDAYPQLLLYMNSRRIGRSCFHLLSHFHVSAFMTPFWERFWLERCSSLLSVALIINEQNYIESRVVQHPYFQKEVLSKPAFHLHNLAGLNHIVFPLGRGAGLAGRVIEHFGKLDERILFGKGLYALLFGVEQVHTQVLEFARLVPHRGSRAEYWPGLFTQREDEAGEHTLYAQALLDEEWLPEGQRLYSPELLSVWGDTPYEPITRQDWLQTRDCLGYLTAPRRPWLFEMSHEHRYGMLKTALAHDAKAITH; encoded by the coding sequence ATGACTTCCACCAGAACCGATTCTTCCAGCGAACAACATCACGGGTCCCTCCTGCAGATGGTCCGTTCCATTCCGGGTGCTGCCCGGGAAATCTGGCGTGGCAAACAGGCTGCATGGCAAGCTTCTGCACAGCTTCGTCACCCTTTGCGTGACATCGAGTGGGATACAGATACGGCAGCTGCCTTACAGTCTGAGGTGGAGCGTTTGTTACCTGCCAGCAGCAAGTCTTTTGCACGCACGGACCAGGTTCAAAGCGCACTCGTCTGCGAAGAAGATTGCATCATCTTGGAAGAGATTAAGACACTGACCCAGGAGCACAATCGGAGTAATATCACCCGCACGGCAGCCTATCTGGAATGTTATGAGCAATATCCCGAACTGCATTGGGCACTGCTGGCCCATATGGTCTCTCGTAACGGCGGATATCACATGACAGATCTTCAGAGTGACTTAATGCATAATCTACAGAATCAAAGCGATCGCGAGCATATGTACCGACTGCTGGAGCGGTGCAATGCACTCATTTTCCAGGATGCCTATCCCCAGCTTCTGCTGTATATGAACAGTCGCCGGATCGGACGAAGCTGTTTCCATCTCTTGTCGCACTTTCACGTATCGGCGTTTATGACACCGTTTTGGGAACGCTTTTGGCTGGAACGATGCAGTTCACTGCTTAGTGTGGCATTAATTATCAATGAGCAGAACTATATCGAGAGCCGGGTGGTGCAGCATCCTTATTTTCAAAAAGAAGTACTATCCAAACCCGCATTCCATCTGCATAATCTGGCCGGTCTGAATCATATCGTCTTTCCTCTTGGACGGGGAGCAGGACTCGCAGGACGCGTCATTGAACATTTTGGCAAATTGGATGAGCGGATCCTGTTTGGCAAAGGCCTATATGCCCTGTTGTTTGGCGTAGAGCAAGTACACACACAAGTGTTGGAGTTCGCACGTTTGGTTCCCCATCGTGGCTCGCGCGCTGAATATTGGCCTGGCCTGTTTACCCAGCGTGAAGACGAGGCGGGTGAACATACATTATACGCTCAGGCGTTACTGGATGAGGAATGGCTTCCAGAAGGGCAACGATTATATAGTCCGGAACTGCTTTCCGTATGGGGGGACACGCCTTATGAACCAATCACCAGACAGGACTGGCTTCAGACTCGAGATTGTCTCGGTTATCTGACGGCACCGCGTCGGCCATGGCTGTTTGAGATGAGTCACGAACACCGGTATGGCATGCTGAAAACAGCACTGGCTCATGATGCTAAAGCCATCACACACTAA
- a CDS encoding polysaccharide biosynthesis protein, which yields MSKKETFIRGTLILAAAALIARVLGLVQRVPLEHILGDIGNASFTISNTVYLMLLTVATAGIPSTLSKMVSERYALGRAGEAQQIYRAALIFAAVAGVVMSALLWFAAPYYATYISKVPESVSAIRALAPALLLFPAIAMMRGYFQGRGNMTAGGISQIVEQFARVGTAIIVAYVMLQWNYDDQTIAAGASFGGVLGSVGAFGVMLYFTLKLRRSDRAAQLNYERAEQLPMRGIYSDIFKLSIPIVLSSLAVPAINFIDSSLVVPLLSGQIGLEEATGVLAILGAKAQSIAGIPPILAIALSQSLVPVISAAFARKDEAHLKSQVTLALRISILTGMPIVIALCAAAYSVNGLLFSNLDGTPIIALLTFGTIFQITMMTTNSILLGVGKPRITMISVAAGVVIKLIASLILAPIFGIYGIIIATALCFLVITYLNLRVLRKIVDFSIMGDRWKGFIITVLLAAGVGFATNWIGNTIFGLFLPARVSFLFTCLVVGVLVVVVYLVLMVVLRVLRKDELGSYPRILQKILRPLMRLQRGAGQRG from the coding sequence ACGGTTTATTTAATGCTGTTAACTGTAGCAACGGCGGGCATACCGAGTACTCTAAGTAAAATGGTATCGGAACGCTATGCGCTCGGACGCGCGGGTGAAGCTCAACAGATCTACCGTGCAGCCCTGATCTTTGCGGCTGTTGCCGGGGTAGTCATGTCTGCTTTATTGTGGTTCGCGGCACCTTATTATGCTACGTATATCTCCAAAGTACCGGAGTCGGTCAGCGCCATTCGCGCCTTGGCTCCAGCCTTGCTGCTGTTCCCGGCCATTGCGATGATGCGTGGATATTTCCAGGGACGCGGCAATATGACAGCGGGTGGTATTTCACAGATTGTGGAACAGTTCGCCCGTGTAGGTACAGCCATTATCGTGGCTTATGTCATGCTGCAATGGAATTATGATGACCAGACGATTGCTGCGGGTGCCTCATTTGGTGGGGTATTAGGAAGTGTGGGTGCCTTCGGAGTCATGTTGTACTTCACCTTGAAGCTGCGTCGTAGCGACCGTGCTGCCCAATTGAATTACGAGCGTGCAGAGCAGTTACCAATGCGAGGTATCTACAGTGATATCTTCAAGCTGTCTATTCCAATTGTGCTGTCTTCACTTGCGGTTCCAGCCATTAACTTCATCGACTCATCCCTTGTGGTACCACTGCTTAGTGGCCAGATCGGACTCGAAGAAGCGACTGGTGTACTTGCGATCCTGGGTGCGAAAGCCCAAAGTATTGCGGGTATTCCTCCGATTCTGGCGATCGCTTTGAGTCAATCATTGGTGCCTGTCATATCGGCAGCATTTGCCCGCAAGGATGAAGCGCATCTGAAAAGTCAGGTTACACTTGCCTTGCGCATTTCGATTCTGACAGGTATGCCGATTGTCATTGCACTTTGTGCGGCAGCATATTCGGTCAACGGATTGCTGTTTAGCAATCTGGATGGAACACCGATCATTGCCTTGCTGACATTCGGTACTATTTTCCAGATTACGATGATGACCACCAACTCCATTTTACTCGGGGTAGGGAAACCGCGGATTACGATGATCAGTGTCGCAGCAGGTGTTGTGATCAAACTGATCGCAAGTCTGATTCTGGCGCCGATCTTTGGCATTTACGGCATCATCATTGCAACAGCCCTTTGTTTCCTGGTCATCACGTACCTGAATTTGCGGGTCCTTCGCAAAATCGTTGATTTCTCCATCATGGGAGATCGTTGGAAAGGATTTATCATTACAGTGTTGCTTGCAGCAGGTGTAGGATTTGCAACGAACTGGATTGGCAATACGATCTTTGGACTGTTCCTGCCAGCGCGTGTATCCTTCTTGTTTACCTGCCTTGTGGTTGGTGTGCTTGTTGTTGTGGTGTATCTGGTTCTCATGGTTGTGCTGCGTGTACTGCGCAAGGACGAACTGGGCAGTTACCCTCGTATTCTGCAAAAAATTCTTCGTCCACTTATGCGTCTTCAACGTGGAGCTGGGCAAAGAGGTTAA